A DNA window from Vigna angularis cultivar LongXiaoDou No.4 chromosome 1, ASM1680809v1, whole genome shotgun sequence contains the following coding sequences:
- the LOC108326179 gene encoding glutathione S-transferase zeta class-like isoform X1, whose product MASASVAKEEDNKLTLYSYWRSSCSFRVRIALNLKGLKYDYKPVNLLKGEQYSPEFLQLNPVGCVPVLVDGHAVLYDSLAIILYLEDKYPHNPLLPRDIPKRTINFQATSVVSSTIQPLHNLSLLNYVGEKVGPDEKLRWAQSVIRRGFTALEKLLKDHTGRYATGDEIFLADVFLAPQLHTAFKRFNIPMNEFPVLSRLHETYSAIPAFQEALPENQPDAVH is encoded by the exons ATG GCAAGCGCAAGTGTTGCTAAAGAAGAAGATAACAAACTCACGCTCTATTCGTATTGGAGGAGCTCTTGTTCCTTCCGAGTCCGAATCGCTCTCAACCTCAAAG GCCTTAAATACGACTACAAGCCCGTCAATCTGTTGAAAGGAGAACAATATAGCCCCG AGTTTCTCCAGCTCAACCCTGTTGGTTGTGTTCCCGTTCTAGTGGATGGCCACGCTGTTCTTTATGATTCTCTCGCCATTATTTTG TATTTGGAAGATAAGTATCCTCACAATCCTCTGCTCCCTCGTGATATTCCTAAGAGAACAATCAATTTCCAG GCTACTAGTGTTGTTTCCTCAACAATACAACCTCTTCATAACTTGAGTTTACTG AACTACGTTGGGGAGAAAGTTGGTCCTGATGAAAAACTTCGTTGGGCACAAAGTGTAATTAGAAGAGGCTTTACAG CACTTGAAAAGCTATTGAAAGACCACACAGGAAGATATGCAACCGGGGATGAAATTTTCCTG GCAGACGTATTTTTAGCACCTCAGTTACATACAGCATTCAAAAGATTCAATATCCCAATG AACGAGTTCCCTGTTCTGTCTAGATTGCATGAGACATATTCTGCGATCCCCGCATTCCAGGAGGCTCTACCAGAGAACCAGCCAGATGCAGTACACTAG
- the LOC108326179 gene encoding glutathione S-transferase zeta class-like isoform X2 produces the protein MASASVAKEEDNKLTLYSYWRSSCSFRVRIALNLKGLKYDYKPVNLLKGEQYSPEFLQLNPVGCVPVLVDGHAVLYDSLAIILYLEDKYPHNPLLPRDIPKRTINFQATSVVSSTIQPLHNLSLLNYVGEKVGPDEKLRWAQSVIRRGFTALEKLLKDHTGRYATGDEIFL, from the exons ATG GCAAGCGCAAGTGTTGCTAAAGAAGAAGATAACAAACTCACGCTCTATTCGTATTGGAGGAGCTCTTGTTCCTTCCGAGTCCGAATCGCTCTCAACCTCAAAG GCCTTAAATACGACTACAAGCCCGTCAATCTGTTGAAAGGAGAACAATATAGCCCCG AGTTTCTCCAGCTCAACCCTGTTGGTTGTGTTCCCGTTCTAGTGGATGGCCACGCTGTTCTTTATGATTCTCTCGCCATTATTTTG TATTTGGAAGATAAGTATCCTCACAATCCTCTGCTCCCTCGTGATATTCCTAAGAGAACAATCAATTTCCAG GCTACTAGTGTTGTTTCCTCAACAATACAACCTCTTCATAACTTGAGTTTACTG AACTACGTTGGGGAGAAAGTTGGTCCTGATGAAAAACTTCGTTGGGCACAAAGTGTAATTAGAAGAGGCTTTACAG CACTTGAAAAGCTATTGAAAGACCACACAGGAAGATATGCAACCGGGGATGAAATTTTCCTG TAA